aatgaaatgcATGTTATTGTCAGTTCAAGACATATATAGTTTTTGTCTTACGTGAATCCTTCTTCCAACATTTTCAGGACGCCTTCCCAGAACAAGAAGTAAAGGTCACTGGGTGTACAGCTTCCGGAGGGAAATTGTGCAATTGGGAATCAGAACCCACAGTCActtagaaaaacaaactgcaacACTTGAGTCGCAAGTTGTGGATCACCTTTTCCTGCATTGACATTACCATAGAAATATGTATTAGCACCTGATTTTTTCCTCAGTTCTACAGTCTGCAGAGATTCATTTGAAAAGGAAATATTTAATACCTGGCAGACAAATACTTAGTCATGATTaaagtttttttgaagttcttaaGTGTATGGCGCAAGATTGGTAATATTGGTCAATTAATTTGTTAGTCACATTTAATAGAGTTGTAATGTAGCTAAGTAAGAAATATAAATGCTTGAGAGTTTGATTGAATGTCCTCAAATCTTTATATAGTCAAAAGTGAAATTTAATCAGCAAATACCTGAGAGATGTGACATAATATCATGACCTTTGCCAAGATCAACAAATCTAACCAGCTGGTGTTTCCCACTCTTTACCACCATCTCCAGATTTTCCTGCATTATTACATAGTCTGACTGGTTAGGTATGTTCATCTAAATATGGTCAAAAATTAGGCTAACTTTCTATGTGTGTGCATGACACGTAATACTGCAAATTGTTAGCATAACACTAGTTCTCAATCTCTTTTCATTAATTGACTATTCCAAAATCTTATGTTCTCACTGGTGCAAATTCTTCAAAAGAAGCATAATATACTGTACCAGTGACACACATCATTTTGAATACTGTTAACCTTTATTGGCTGCTAACATAAATTTGAAGCCTTGAAATGTTTTGAATTGTTATAATTTCCATTACTTGCCTGTATTTTCATTTCATCTATGACAAATCCACCCCAGTAGCCCTGGGGTTTTAAGCCTGCCTTTTTCGCCTCGTCAGAACACCATCTGAGAATGGGATCTTGCCATCCTGGAGATTGTTCCACCTTGTTTTTGTGCAATCTTAAAATTAGGAGTATAAATAGAAATAGTTCCTCATCATCATGCATCAGTGATTGCTATGTGATTGAAATGGTATTTGCCTCTAGTTAATATCAGCTGAAAATAGgcatattataataattttcttAATACATATGTCTTTTTCAAACTGAGAGTAAAGTTATTATGTAGTAAAAAAAGTGTGTTTCTGTGTTTTATGGAATTGATAAGCCATGACCGGTGATAGATACTGCAAAATTGGTTGAATTCTAATGTAATGAGGTGGAACTGCTCGGTATATAAATAAAGGTTATGATATGATATATCTCACAAACCTACCTGATAGTTTTATTGCTTGGAAGCTGAATGAAGTTTCTCAGAGGGTCTAATACATGGGGATTCTTACAATAGAGGTCCAAGCAAAGCTTTATGATCctttttgatgaaacaaaaaataTGTATTAGAAAAAATAAGAGTGGCTAATTTAATTGCAATAACTTACAAATCATAATAATTGCATGCATAAAAGTGAATATTTTGCTTCTACACGTATATTACACAGGAATTTGTTGTGTGATAGTGCTGGTGAAAGTGCTGTCATAGTCCATCAGAGCATGCCAAAATGACGGTTAGCTCGCAGCACCTGACAGTGGTGTCAGCAATGTGACATATTAACTGACAGCATTGTGATAGTGCTGTGACTGTGAAGCCAGCCAACAGCACTGTGACAGTGCTTTCATGACACCACTTCCAAGCAAAGGCAACTGAAAGTGCTGTCAACATTGCTGTACAGTGCTGCCTGTCTTTCCAAATTCTGAAAACATGTAACTGATTGTGCAAATAGCAGCACCATGCTAACCCCCAAATAATTTCTCTTTACTGAATAAAtcattttataaaaaaacttTACATACTTTGGGTGCCATCTGTAACCATGTGGGGATGAATTGCTTAGTATCTTCTGTTGCTGTTCCCAAAAGCACTTCATGTCGTCTGGAACTTCCTTAGTATCTATGCCATCAAATATTGATGTTAAATCCTTGTGATCTTCATCTTCTATGTCAAGGCTCTCACTATAAAACTTTTCTCTCCAGTACGTCTCCCTTTCTGTTGCATTTCTCTTCTCCCTTCTACAGTCGTCCAACTGGTTTTCAATGTCCTCCTTCTCTAACCATCTTCTGTTACAAAATCTGTTTATCATTTCTCCTCGTGtagattttctcttttttctctgcCGATCAACACGCGATagatttttgcagtttttacaTCGCTGTCCACCGTTTCTTTTGTTGAAAATCAAGCAATCAATCGAAAATGCCCTGGTTTCTTCATCGCACGTGTCGTGTGTGGAAATGTCCCTGACAGAACACAAGTTGTGCGGAAGGCTAGCAGCAATTTTTTGCTCCGCAGCTGGTTTGTAACCTTTACAGAGTTCATAGCTATCAAGCAAATTTATAATGATAACTATCTTATGCTGGAAATCTTTTCCCTTCAGACTGTTGCCGAGGTCAAAATTTAGAACTGACGATAAGTTCCTTTCGGTACCATTGGCACGAATAGTGAATACATGTCCTCCAGAATCCAACTCTTCAACAATAACCTCAGTTGATGCACGTTGCTTGTTCAGTAAGAAATTCTCTAGTCTTACAAAGCAGGTTTTCTTGTCCATTTTAGAGATACACGTCCAGTTTTTCGGTACTTCAGTTTTCTCTAGACCAACTTCTTTTCTTGCCAAATGCAGGTAATGCCTTTCGACATGCCCTTGTGCTCCCCTCCGCAACAACGTCACTTTCTCGCCCCAGTTAGCCTTCACGAGTCTTCCTAAGACATCAGGTGCTATAACATGGTTTCCAGATTCCTTCTCAGTCGTGAAATGGTCAACTATTCTTCTGAGGGCCGTTGCCGATTCTTGTTTTAACTCGTAATGGGAAATAAGCCAAAGCTTCCATTTAGCATAATAACCATCTTCGTATTCGTTTTCGGACACGGGTGAGCATCTTTTTCTCTTTAACTTTAATGAGTTCTGTGACAATTCATTACCGTTCGCCTCACTCAAACCAGAGACTTTCGTTTTTACGACGGAAGTCATATTTAAACTTTCACAAAGTAAACCGGGCTTTTCCCAGATAGTTGTAAACAGTTGTCAGAAAATAGCCCTTGGGAGCCCTAGTGGGACACTTGATTCGCGACAAGATGTACATTGCCCTCCGGTGGACGGACGTGTTGCCaacgcgcggtcaaattcaaatggaccaatcagagttgaggctgaaaccatctggcgagtttccgttgttgactgcccggtcacaagccgcTGAGGGAAGCCGAAGAGGGGAATTTTagggcaaagttttcgttcgtcacgagtctttcggccgccgaaacacacgtatttggagtgaaatttattgggctttatggaactgttgtttttattgcgattcgggacttttcctgttgaggagaaaacgatttgtggagtgaggtctggccggcGATGGATGGCGTtaccggccttcctattatttcagtaacggccttccgggtgacttcactaaacggcgtcagaatggctcgaaactcggcaaaagagacaagttggtcacacatttgaggtaggaaaactttatttcaaatgagatagttatttacacaatttttttacgatcggtgattttcccatacaattctctatatacacaaactgtcgcatacaccacgtattttcagcttgggaaGCCTGTGGATTTTCTCGGAGTGAAGCACAAGAAGCCAGATCCACCGGAATTTCCGAATGACCGGCTATACACGGCAACCACAGAAGATGAATGGGCCATTTATAAAGAGTTTCTCTTTGGCATAGAGGGAAAAGAACATGAATTAGTTGGTAGGTCAATCTTTGATCTTTCAAATCTTTGAATTTATATATCAGTGATATTTGATATTTTCATGTGGTGATGCCATAAAGCTTCACTGAGGCTTGGTTTAGCTCTATTCGCTGCCTGTTGTGATAGGCATGCTCGCTTCTTCTTCATTATCATGTCTTATTCTGTGCAATAACTTATATTTTAACAGTGAATGCAAGAGACGTAGTTTGAATCTTCTTGTGATATAATACTTCtctgtttttcattgttttaaaaaatcctTTGATCTTTGCTACGTGCTCATAAATCTCTCATTATTTCTCATGGTCTCTCAGATCATGTCAGATTTCTTTTATCTACGTACCGCTGGACAAATGATGTCAGCTCGTGACAGCAGTTAATAACATAAACAACAGCCATTAAACATGTGCACATAACATAACCGAAGTAAATTCCATCTAGGCTGTCTGGATCGTGCAGGTCTTAAAGAacatgaaaaggaaaaattaaaggaaaagaacttggattttttcctttcaaatgtCATTAAATGTGCTTTGAATTCTTACCTACTAATATATGCTAAATACTGTACATAGATGACCTAAAGAATCTGTATTATGTTACAGTGAAAGCACGAGAAGTTGTCCTTCAGACTGTTGCAAGCCACCTAAAGGAACATGAACCCCCAAAAGGAACGAGCAGTGATCTGAGTGATAAAAAAGGATCGAAACGTGGACGTCCAAAGAGTGAAAGGAAAGAACTTGACAATGAATTGtttaaaaagcttaagaagagtAACATAGACCAGATTATCGGCATGAATTTCAGAAGAAAAAGCTGGACGAGTTTCAGAAAGGTAAGTTTACTGAaggtaaatgtaaattaatgttGTATTTATAGCTGAGTATGATGCCCAGTATGTGCCACACATGTTTATATTGACATTCAATGTAATGGGGATTTATTCTATGGGAATTGCAACAGAATTGTAAGTGAATGGAACTGTATATTTTAATTTCCTGTGTACAATGTATAATCACCATGAAATGTTATAAAATTCAACATTCTATTATGGAATTTTGTAGCTATCAAGGCCCAATACCCTGGTGCATCTGTAGTGAATGAGCGTTatatcaagtgtgtgtgtggtCAAGAAATACAGTTAAACAAGGCTAGAGTAGCACAGAGTTTTGCaagtaagaataaaataaaataaaataaaaaattgatgATAAGAATAAATGATTAATTATGTAATTAGAAATCAGCGAGAGATAGGTAATTGTATATTCAGGTCATGTTGTGTCATGTCAAGCAGGTTGGTATGTAGGTGTGGGTGGGTAGTACTTcatttattaaatttatttgGTAGCACTTTTAACTCAGACGAGTGGAATTTCAGGACATATCACAGTTTTGTGAAAAGTTGAAGGATTTTTACAAAAAGTAGTATGGGCATTTAAAGGGTCAGAGCCTCTCCACATGTGCCCCttatttttatctaaaggacCTTATGTTATATCTTCTAGGGCACTGGGCAAACGAGAAATGTTACTTGGAAAAACATGACGAGCAGACCTATATTGATAAGTTTCTCAAGCATCAACACACAGAccaatttgaaaatacaacagAGGATCTGGAGCATGCTGAGGCTGTGACACTTTCTGACGAGTAAGACTCAAAAGGACTGCAAATTAACTTCGTAGGGTTCCAGACAAATGATATCCTGAAAGTTATAAACAAGCATTTTACATTGATTGCAGTTAGCAAGTGGTTTCATATTGGGGTCATTCCACAGTAATTTGGACgagaaattattaaaatgaaatttgcttaaattgctCAATTTTCTGATAAATGGATAACATGTTAaataaggcttttgaaaacaactagAATTGTTGGATATGAATTGTTGTTTATGCATAAATTATCATAAATTATGTAAACTAATGATAACAGCTGTTGCGGAGGGGAAAGTTCTATGTTGGttgaatataaaaaagaaaacagcaattTTAGTTAACTGGTCTGGGACACAAACTACTCCAGACTAAGTAACTTAGACACTGGCCAAACTCTACATTTCTATCAGTATGGCACCTACAGACAGCCTTCTGGATGCTCTTTTCCCTTCCGCAACGTTTTGAAGCCTAAAAGTTTTGTTGGTGCGCTTGTAAATGACAAAGTCAACTTCATGTTTTCAAATCTTCTAATTCTAGGTCAAGGGTTAGTTGTATtatgtttgaaaagaaaatttattttaaactatagcCAAGAGAgattcattaaattttgttgtggAGGGGAAATTTTGTTGCAGAGGGGAATTCTGTGGAGGCAAATTCTCTTTTGATAATGATTAATTTTCACTGAAAATTATGATGTTTACATTAACAAGAGATATCATTTTTCTATCGTAAGTTCAGCAACCAGGTTGTGTTTCAGCAATCTATAAGGTAAAtcatgtttaaattaaaatgacaGTCAGTACAACAAAACTGGTGAAAATACCTGTagctaatacatgtaattatatttctttcatcatgcaaatgccaagatgaaaaatttgaaacattgccacttgaaaaattataaaaaaaaggcACCAAATAATAAAATTCCTCAGCACAGTTCATTTAAATGGTCACACATTTCATCCACTGACTAAAAAGTTATAAACTTAACTGTCCAGTTGCTTTAAATGCAACTCTACCTAATTGACCAATGATGTTTTCATATAAAACAGCAGTTTTCCACTCAAAGTTTATTGCATATGAACTGCATATGAAAAGCCACAAAGtaaaaatgcaacattgataGCAGCCGCCACTGGTTCCTTTTAGTGGTTCAGCCTCCACTGCAGCGTGTGATGGTCTTTGACAGCGTGCCGGGAAGCTTTATAAAACCAACAGTCTATAAAGCCATCGATAAAATTGTCAAGTTACTGAAAGAGGTTGATGGTAACCTGAAAATCGAAGAGTGGTCATTAAGCCCGGAGAAATCCCGAGCCAAAGAAATGACTTTGACTGTGGTGTTTTTGCATGCATGTATGCTAGAAGTCTTGTTAGCACAAGCCCTATGATTTTTCCCAACAGTCAGAGCATCTCTGATGTAAGATGCTACATGATCCTTGAACTGCACAGAAATTCATTATTACCAATCCCTCCTAATGGCTTGAAAGTAGATGATTATTATGCAGTTGACTATGTTAGCTGTTACTACTTTGGCAGGGTTATTCAAATTCAGGGTCAGTTTCCACAGTTCAAATTTCTGCACAGGGTTAGGCTTGGTGCTGATGCAGGTGAAATATTCAATTGGCCAACAAGGGATGATGTGGCTGATGTTCATGTCAGCTGTGTTTTCTATGGACCCATTCATTTGATTGGCAACAGTCCATTTAAGATTATGGAGCATGAGCAAGTTAAAAAAGTGTTCCGTTATATCCAGAGGCACTGATTTTCTTTTGAAGGGTTGTTTTCTGTTAATGTTGAAAATACTCAAGGAACAGTGGTCATTATTGAACTTATGAACTCACAGTCAGGTTTTTCTGATCACATATTATCTTAAGGTGTTTTTGTGCCAATTAATCTTAACAAGGTTACATGTATGCATTACTAATGcatgattttgaatttttatcacaGTACTGTTTCTGACACAGTGCAAATATTgtgcaaaatgttgaaaaacttCAGTTATTTGAAAGCAAATGTGAAACTGTTGTATAAACATTAAAGTGTGGATGTTATCACTTGCTTTAAACATCTTGCTTATGATCTTCTGAAAATTGGACAAATTTTCCCCTCTGCAACTTCCCCTCTGCAACAGTAGATACTGTTTTGAAATCCTACCTCATTGAGAAAACCGTAACTATTTAAGTTTCCTCTTGTGATCTTTTCAATtaatataaattgggaaaaagCATCAGCCTACTAGACTCTAGATAATATTTCAGAATTCAGAGAATCTGCtaataaaactaaaaacaaacaaaacaccaaGTTTTCTGTTCCCCTCCGCAACGGCCATATTTTTAAGCTCTATGATCTAAGAAATGCATTTTGGAGAAAAGCAGGACAGCAGCAAGTAAAGCTTTGTAGATGATCTTAAGCCTCAATAGGTTATGAGAAGTAAAGGACAAATTCTTATTTAAACTATAGCAAAATCTTCGCCTCTAAATTTCCCCTCCACAACAGACGGAATACTGTGGAATGATCCAATGTTAAGAATAAGTCAAAAGCTTTCGATTTCCATAATGTACAGTCTATCTCGCTTGGCAAGCAGCTGTGTTATCCATAAACATGAATCACTGCTTATGGTTCAATAAGCTTAAAATTATGTATGTTGAGAAAacataaataaagaaaatgacattttcTGATTCTTAGTAACATGCTCTCTTTACTGTGTCTGCACTTTCTTTTAAATAGTCTTGAGCCACAATCACCTGATAAATATGAAGTATTAGAGTCATTTGAATCAGAGAGGATTTCTAGTGGTGATGAAAGTTCCAGTTCCAGCTTGTCAACATCAAATTACAGTGACACTGACGCAGAATCGGCACCAAGTGACATAGAAGTAGAGACATCAGAGAAGTAAGTCCATAATTAGCTACAACATTGATCAGCACAGAATGATTCATCCATCATTCTTAAAAATATGAATATGTTATAAGTGCCCTGATTTGGATTTTGagagtttttttaaagaaaataggtAATCTCATATTAACACTGCCTGGTTTGCCATGGCCATTTAGTCTGATTGCTGCTACTCTTAAAACTTCGAGGATTTATACCTCTATGGACCCTGTTTGTGCAAATCTGCAGGATTTCCTACAGTGTGGCTATCTGTCTAGGGAGCACATATTTTACAAGCTTATCAAGAATGCTGTAGATTTTGTCACTGCTGTGAATAATGACttctcaaaagaaaattaatttgaatGGGACTCAGAAATTTTAGAATTTCTGGATTCAATCGAACACTATGGTTATGAAGCCACCGTCAATCTACTTAGAGGTCCTGGCTTTTACAAACGGGCAGTTGATAATGCAGTCAAAACTACTGCTATGCCCAAATTCAACTGGCAGTCTTGGAACTGGCCCTTGCCAGGAAGAACAACTCGCCAAAAGCGAAACAAGGGAAGGTACACAACTCGAAATGGTATGTACTGGCCACTGATTCAAAATTTTTTGGACATCATTTCTGATGAGAAAAGTTGTATAGAACATATATTTTATTGCAAggaaaccaaactgaaattgtTTGCTGTAACATCTCAAGAGGATGGGATCGCTCTAAAACCAGGACTTCGAGTGGACTTTCATCAGGCAAAAGTAATTGGTGCTTCAATTCCAATTGATTTGCACTACATCAGAGATCATAACCCACCTAAAACTGAAGAGCTAAAAAAGACAATGGTAAAAGAAGCTCACTGTACCTGCATTGAAACTCTTGATGGAAAGTTTGCCATGCCTGTGGGAGTTCACTACCTGCCAAGTGCAACAACAGGTGAGGAGCAACTCAAGCAGTCTGTGGAGAGTATTGAGTGCATTCAAACCTGCTTGTCTTGTATAAGGAAAGGGAAGATGTCATTTGAAGGGTCCATCTTGAAAGGCAATGGCCATTGCAAATCAAGGTGCTTAGAGTGCATTACCCAGCAGGCCGTATGTCAAAGCTGCAAAGAAATTGGGCACAAATTCGTACACCCAACATTACGAGCTTGCGATGAGTGCCTAAATGAAGGAGTTGAATGTGTGAAAATGGTATCCTTAGCGTGGATAATGGACAGTGAATCAAAGAATAAAAACTCACAACAAACTGGGCGGCTACAACAGAAGTGTTGACAGCCTTTCCTGACGCTGTTCATGTTGCCAAAAATGACCGGGCATCTTTTGCTAACTGGTATCGTTTTGTAGATGGCAACCGAATAAACCTTAATTGTTCTACTTCGAACTGCACGGGTAGATCCAAACTTGAAACATAAGCTTATGCCTCACTTGTCTCTGGCTGCTTTTCGTAACAGAGACCGAATGGACGTCGACACTGATAGAAATCTGCTCACCAGAAGTTCAACAGGGCCTAGCAAATGCAAAACTCATAGTGCAGACTTTAATTCCAGAAGTTTACCGTATTTATGAAGCTAACAAGGAGGGAGTGTTAAGAAGTCCGGTCTCAGTATGCCCAGCATTTTGGGGAACAATTCTTATCTCAGACAAGGACAAGGGAAAGATATTCTCGGCACGCTTACATTACCCAGTAGACGTTACAGAAGTTGTTTCCGGCTTAAACAACCCAGTAGGCATTGCTTTCAAAGCTGGCCTTCTTTTAATTGCTGAGCTTGGAGAGAAACGAATTGCCTGCTGTGATCTCACAGGGGAGTACTTCCTAAACCCAGAGAAAATGACCGTAAAACAGCTGCGCAAAGCTTTGAATGACCGAAAACTATTGCGACAAGGGGATAGATCAAAGAAGACAGAATTACAAAAAGTACTGCAAAGCTGGATACATGAAAATAGGAAAAGTACAACTGTGGAAGATGGTACCCAATCCTCCAAAGTGCACTTTGTGTGCATTCGTAACAAGCCGTCAATAAAGCCCACTGCTATTGCATTTTCCtctagtgaaaaaaatcaaatttgtgTTGCTGAAATAACAGGTGAAATCCATTTGATGACCATGGTAACTGATGGACGAAGCGTCACTGCGGACATCATTCGTTCTGTGAGTGTTGGCGTCAACAGCCTGTTTGGAGTAGCTTGCAAAATCAGTGTTGAATTCTATGTCTCTTCGTCAGCTGATGCTGGGGGTCTGTTCCCAGTAAACTGTCAGACAGGGCACTGTGAACGTGTGCTGTCCAATGGCAGTGCATCATTGAAGCAAATCCACGGGATATGCTCAAAGTCAGACGGAAAAGTTGTTCTTGTGGATAGAGGGGCCAACAAAGTCAAACAATTCGATGTCGTATCCAACCAAGTGACTAATCTCGCTGGATCTGGTCACACTGAATCAAGGGATGGATGTGACTTAAGTGCGTCTTTCTAGCAGCCAACAGGAGTATGTTGCGAGAAGGATACACACTCGATTTTTGTTGTTGACTCAAGCTCTGGAAGACTTCGATTGATTACCAGTGTACAAGCCCTAATCAAATACTTACAAAATCTCTGGCTCTTCCTGTCAGCCTTTAATCTGACTGGGACAAATGCAAGGTTAAGTTATGATGAGACAGTTACCCGTGTCCAGCAGTGCTATGCGTTTCACGAAGAAGCCTCATTAAAAGTTCAAGTTATCAAGGGCTCAACTTCCCAGAACCAAGGACCAGACTGAAAATTATCTGCTACTACCCTGAACTCCGTGAACATGATACTGGAAGGCTTCACTAGACTGAAGACAAAGGTCATGGAGCTCAATCCCAACTTCATAGACGTTGAAAGCCTCTTAACTCTCTTTGTTGAAAACTTCTTTTCCAGTATGAGAGGAGGTAATACGGACACTCCCATGATGCTCGACTTTTGCTTACGCTTTCCCAGATGTATCAACGAATTACTGAAACGTGTCACAGGTACAAGCTACAGGTACTTTACAAATCCAGTGGCCTCGTGCTACCTTCAGCCTACTTTAGGCGATGTTGACGTAAACTTCTGCGACCTTGCGAAATTACCGAAGCCTTTGTCTGGTTGCTTATCCAAGAAGCAATTGAACGAGCTCCGTCAGTGGACACAGCAGTACGGCAGGAGTGTTAGGCAGAATACCACAAGGAACCTTTCAACAAAAGACAAGCCAGGCACCTTGCCATTGAACCTCTACGAGTCTGCACCCCCGGAGCAACATTCAGTTGACTTTGACGTGCTTCTAAATGAAGA
The genomic region above belongs to Montipora capricornis isolate CH-2021 chromosome 8, ASM3666992v2, whole genome shotgun sequence and contains:
- the LOC138059666 gene encoding uncharacterized protein, producing MTSVVKTKVSGLSEANGNELSQNSLKLKRKRCSPVSENEYEDGYYAKWKLWLISHYELKQESATALRRIVDHFTTEKESGNHVIAPDVLGRLVKANWGEKVTLLRRGAQGHVERHYLHLARKEVGLEKTEVPKNWTCISKMDKKTCFVRLENFLLNKQRASTEVIVEELDSGGHVFTIRANGTERNLSSVLNFDLGNSLKGKDFQHKIVIIINLLDSYELCKGYKPAAEQKIAASLPHNLCSVRDISTHDTCDEETRAFSIDCLIFNKRNGGQRCKNCKNLSRVDRQRKKRKSTRGEMINRFCNRRWLEKEDIENQLDDCRREKRNATERETYWREKFYSESLDIEDEDHKDLTSIFDGIDTKEVPDDMKCFWEQQQKILSNSSPHGYRWHPKIIKLCLDLYCKNPHVLDPLRNFIQLPSNKTIR